A single genomic interval of Calypte anna isolate BGI_N300 chromosome 3, bCalAnn1_v1.p, whole genome shotgun sequence harbors:
- the RWDD2A gene encoding RWD domain-containing protein 2A, with product MEGRVVPPPLRSGCPVSASEAADVPAAQVCGEGSTTAVTVQECLELQLLEVEMLLSMFPKKGEINLDEDAVPCVQRYLRNTGGVLPPQLQYSIAVDVGEAKVKVELQVQLPHLYPHVAPQLFARSNALHRQQQLQLNAGLASYISSLDSGELCVCEAVQWVKDNSLPYLENSKSSSESVSEETAAKETLHRMWIYSHHIYRQELRKKIFDCARKLNLTGFCLTGKPGVICVEGLQKYCEEFWRDIRYPNWKHISCKHVENIETEGSIDNIRLFHTFEDLQFEAHGDYGLRNDYHMDLGQFLEFLKQHQSGHIFQLLFGVEGKLADK from the exons ATGGAGGGTCGGGTCGTGCCGCCTCCACTCCGTTCCGGCTGCCCGGTGTCTGCCTCTGAGGCTGCCGATGTCCCTGCGGCCCAG GTATGTGGAGAGGGCAGTACCACGGCTGTCACGGTGCAAGAGTGTCtggagctccagctgctggaagtGGAAATGCTCCTTTCAATGTTTCCcaaaaaaggtgaaataaatcTTGATGAGGATGCGGTGCCCTGCGTGCAGCGCTACCTGAGGAACACTGGTGGAGTTCTGCCCCCACAGCTCCAATATTCAATTGCTGTTGATGTAGGGGAGGCAAAG GTAAAAGTGGAACTGCAGGTCCAGCTGCCTCATCTGTATCCTCATGTAGCTCCTCAGCTTTTTGCCAGATCGAATGCACTGCACAGACAGCAACAGCTGCAGCTCAACGCTGGGCTTGCCTCTTACATCAGCTCTTTGGATTCAGGTGAACTGTGTGTATGTGAAGCTGTGCAGTGGGTGAAAGACAACAGCCTGCCTTACCTAGAAAACAGCAAGAGCTCTTCTGAAAGTGTTTCAGAAGAAACGGCAGCCAAAGAAACACTGCATCGCATGTGGATCTACAGCCACCATATATACAGGCAGGAACtgaggaaaaagatttttgaCTGTGCAAGGAAGTTAAATCTGACTGGTTTCTGCTTAACAGGAAAACCCGGTGTCATCTGTGTGGAGGGGCTCCAAAAATACTGTGAAGAGTTCTGGCGTGATATTAGGTATCCCAACTGGAAGCACATTTCATGCAAACATGTTGAGAATATAGAAACAGAGGGAAGCATCGATAACATTCGTCTGTTTCACACTTTTGAAGACCTTCAGTTTGAGGCACATGGTGACTATGGCCTGAGGAATGACTATCACATGGATCTTGGCCAGTTCCTGGAATTCCTGAAACAACATCAAAGTGGacacatttttcagcttttatttggTGTGGAAGGCAAACTTGCAGACAAATAA
- the PGM3 gene encoding phosphoacetylglucosamine mutase isoform X1, which yields MDFEALKKYSALHPKPAGLTLQYGTAGFRTRAEQLDHIMFRMGLLAVLRSKALVSTIGVMVTASHNPEEDNGVKLVDPLGEMLHPSWEEYATQLANAEEQELQKIITEICQRAAVDQCKDASVFIGRDTRPSSEKLSQSVIDGISVLGGQYHDYGLVTTPQLHYLVCCQNTQGQYGKATLEGYYEKLSKAFTELIKQSPSSGDSRRHLKIDCANGIGALKLSEMEPYFPKEVLIHLYNDGTKEKLNHFCGADFVKVHQKPPRGLDLKPNERCCSFDGDADRIVYYYKDETGHFHLIDGDKIATLISIFLKELLAKVGQTLKLAVVQTAYANGSSTRYLEETLKVPVHCVKTGVKHLHHKAQEFDVGVYFEANGHGTVLFSKAAETKIRQLAKEEKDGEKKEAAKVLESMIDLINQTVGDAVSDMLVIEAILALKGLTVQQWDAIYTDLPNRLLKVQVADRRVIDTMDAERRAVTPPGLQEKIDALVKKYKLSRAFVRPSGTEDVVRIYTEADTQENADALAHEVSLAVYHLAGGRGAPPQPI from the exons ATGGATTTTGAAGCccttaaaaaatattcagcactACACCCCAAGCCTGCTGGGCTGACACTGCAGTATGGCACTGCTGGATTTCGCACCAGGGCTGAACAGCTCGATCACATCATGTTCCGTATGGGCTTGCTGGCAGTGCTCAGGTCCAAAGCCCTGGTATCAACTATTGGTGTCATGGTTACAGCCTCTCACAATCCTGAA gAAGATAATGGTGTAAAGCTGGTTGATCCTCTTGGTGAAATGCTGCATCCTTCCTGGGAAGAGTATGCCACACAACTAGCAAATGCAGAGGAGcaagaattacagaaaataataactGAGATCTGCCAAAGAGCAGCAGTGGACCAGTGCAAAGATGCTTCAGTTTTTATTGGCAGAGACACCAG gCCAAGCAGCGAGAAACTGTCACAGTCAGTAATAGATGGGATCTCTGTTCTAGGTGGTCAGTACCATG ATTATGGTCTGGTGACAACACCACAGCTACATTACTTGGTCTGCTGTCAAAACACCCAAGGGCAGTATGGAAAAGCAACACTGGAAGGTTATTATGAAAAACTATCCAAAGCTTTTACAGAACTGATCAAACAG TCTCCCAGCTCTGGAGACAGTCGGAGGCACCTGAAGATTGACTGTGCCAATGGAATAGGAGCCCTGAAACTGTCAGAAATGGAACCCTACTTTCCAAAGGAGGTGCTAATTCACCTGTATAATGATGGAACCAAAGAGAAACTCAATCACTTCTGTGGTGCAGATTTTGTGAAAGTTCACCAGAAACCACCCAGAG GGCTAGACCTGAAGCCCAATGAGAGATGCTGCTCGTTTGATGGCGACGCAGATAGAATTGTTTATTACTATAAGGATGAAACTGGACATTTTCATCTAATTGATGGAGATAAAATAGCAACTTTAATTAGCATCTTCCTTAAAGAACTTCTTGCCAAG GTGGGACAGACATTAAAGTTGGCAGTGGTACAAACAGCATATGCCAATGGGAGTTCAACACGCTACCTTGAGGAAACACTGAAG GTACCTGTGCACTGTGTCAAAACAGGAGTGAAACACTTGCATCACAAGGCCCAGGAGTTTGATGTTGGTGTGTATTTTGAGGCAAATGGACATGGTACA GTATTATTTAGTAAAGCTGCTGAAACTAAAATAAGACAGCTggcaaaagaggagaaagatggtgaaaaaaaggaagcagcaaagGTGCTAGAAAGCATGATTGATCTCATTAATCAG ACAGTTGGTGATGCTGTCTCAGACATGCTGGTTATTGAAGCAATCCTGGCTTTGAAAGGTCTGACTGTGCAGCAGTGGGATGCCATCTACACTGACCTTCCCAATCGGCTGCTCAAAGTTCAG gttgCAGACAGGAGAGTTATTGACACAATGGATGCAGAGAGGCGTGCAGTTacacccccagggctgcaggagaaaATTGATGCACTTGTGAAGAAGTACAAATTGTCACGAGCGTTTGTCCGCCCATCAGGAACAGAAGATGTAGTCAGAATATACACTGAAGCAGACACACAG GAGAACGCAGATGCCCTTGCCCATGAAGTGAGCCTGGCTGTTTACCATCTCGCTGGTGGAAGAGGAGCACCACCCCAGCCTATATAA
- the PGM3 gene encoding phosphoacetylglucosamine mutase isoform X2, producing the protein MDFEALKKYSALHPKPAGLTLQYGTAGFRTRAEQLDHIMFRMGLLAVLRSKALVSTIGVMVTASHNPEEDNGVKLVDPLGEMLHPSWEEYATQLANAEEQELQKIITEICQRAAVDQCKDASVFIGRDTRPSSEKLSQSVIDGISVLGGQYHDYGLVTTPQLHYLVCCQNTQGQYGKATLEGYYEKLSKAFTELIKQSPSSGDSRRHLKIDCANGIGALKLSEMEPYFPKEVLIHLYNDGTKEKLNHFCGADFVKVHQKPPRGLDLKPNERCCSFDGDADRIVYYYKDETGHFHLIDGDKIATLISIFLKELLAKVGQTLKLAVVQTAYANGSSTRYLEETLKVPVHCVKTGVKHLHHKAQEFDVGVYFEANGHGTTVGDAVSDMLVIEAILALKGLTVQQWDAIYTDLPNRLLKVQVADRRVIDTMDAERRAVTPPGLQEKIDALVKKYKLSRAFVRPSGTEDVVRIYTEADTQENADALAHEVSLAVYHLAGGRGAPPQPI; encoded by the exons ATGGATTTTGAAGCccttaaaaaatattcagcactACACCCCAAGCCTGCTGGGCTGACACTGCAGTATGGCACTGCTGGATTTCGCACCAGGGCTGAACAGCTCGATCACATCATGTTCCGTATGGGCTTGCTGGCAGTGCTCAGGTCCAAAGCCCTGGTATCAACTATTGGTGTCATGGTTACAGCCTCTCACAATCCTGAA gAAGATAATGGTGTAAAGCTGGTTGATCCTCTTGGTGAAATGCTGCATCCTTCCTGGGAAGAGTATGCCACACAACTAGCAAATGCAGAGGAGcaagaattacagaaaataataactGAGATCTGCCAAAGAGCAGCAGTGGACCAGTGCAAAGATGCTTCAGTTTTTATTGGCAGAGACACCAG gCCAAGCAGCGAGAAACTGTCACAGTCAGTAATAGATGGGATCTCTGTTCTAGGTGGTCAGTACCATG ATTATGGTCTGGTGACAACACCACAGCTACATTACTTGGTCTGCTGTCAAAACACCCAAGGGCAGTATGGAAAAGCAACACTGGAAGGTTATTATGAAAAACTATCCAAAGCTTTTACAGAACTGATCAAACAG TCTCCCAGCTCTGGAGACAGTCGGAGGCACCTGAAGATTGACTGTGCCAATGGAATAGGAGCCCTGAAACTGTCAGAAATGGAACCCTACTTTCCAAAGGAGGTGCTAATTCACCTGTATAATGATGGAACCAAAGAGAAACTCAATCACTTCTGTGGTGCAGATTTTGTGAAAGTTCACCAGAAACCACCCAGAG GGCTAGACCTGAAGCCCAATGAGAGATGCTGCTCGTTTGATGGCGACGCAGATAGAATTGTTTATTACTATAAGGATGAAACTGGACATTTTCATCTAATTGATGGAGATAAAATAGCAACTTTAATTAGCATCTTCCTTAAAGAACTTCTTGCCAAG GTGGGACAGACATTAAAGTTGGCAGTGGTACAAACAGCATATGCCAATGGGAGTTCAACACGCTACCTTGAGGAAACACTGAAG GTACCTGTGCACTGTGTCAAAACAGGAGTGAAACACTTGCATCACAAGGCCCAGGAGTTTGATGTTGGTGTGTATTTTGAGGCAAATGGACATGGTACA ACAGTTGGTGATGCTGTCTCAGACATGCTGGTTATTGAAGCAATCCTGGCTTTGAAAGGTCTGACTGTGCAGCAGTGGGATGCCATCTACACTGACCTTCCCAATCGGCTGCTCAAAGTTCAG gttgCAGACAGGAGAGTTATTGACACAATGGATGCAGAGAGGCGTGCAGTTacacccccagggctgcaggagaaaATTGATGCACTTGTGAAGAAGTACAAATTGTCACGAGCGTTTGTCCGCCCATCAGGAACAGAAGATGTAGTCAGAATATACACTGAAGCAGACACACAG GAGAACGCAGATGCCCTTGCCCATGAAGTGAGCCTGGCTGTTTACCATCTCGCTGGTGGAAGAGGAGCACCACCCCAGCCTATATAA